Proteins from a genomic interval of Gadus morhua chromosome 19, gadMor3.0, whole genome shotgun sequence:
- the LOC115532402 gene encoding histone H2B 1/2-like yields MPTGAQVLHSNFSHTITMPEPAPKPAPKKGSKKAVSKTAVKGGKKRRKTRKESYAIYVYKVLKQVHPDTGISSKAMGIMNSFVNDIFERIAGEASRLAHYNKRSTITSREIQTAVRLLLPGELAKHAVSEGTKAVTKYTSSK; encoded by the coding sequence ATGCCTACTGGCGCCCAGGTCCTACACAGCAATTTCAGTCACACGATAACAATGCCTGAGCCTGCACCCAAACCCGCGCCCAAAAAGGGCTCAAAGAAAGCCGTCTCTAAAACCGCCGTTAAGGGAGGGAAGAAGCGCCGTAAGACCAGGAAGGAGAGCTATGCCATCTACGTGTACAAGGTGCTGAAGCAGGTCCACCCCGACACTGGCATCTCCTCCAAGGCGATGGGAATCATGAACTCCTTCGTCAACGACATCTTTGAGCGTATCGCCGGTGAGGCCTCTCGTCTGGCCCACTACAACAAGCGCTCCACCATCACTTCCAGGGAGATCCAGACCGCCGTCCGCCTGCTTCTCCCCGGTGAGCTGGCCAAGCACGCCGTGTCTGAGGGCACCAAGGCTGTGACCAAGTACACCAGCTCCAAGTAG
- the LOC115532396 gene encoding histone H1-like — translation MVEVAPTAAAAAAPAKATKKKPAAKPKKVGPSVGELIVEAVSASKERSGVSLPALKKSLAAAGYDVEKNNSRVKVAVKSLVAKGTLIQTKGTGASGSFKVSKEAKKPAAKKAAAPKVKKPAVKKPAAVKKATPKKAKKPAAKKPVSAKKATPKKVKKPVAAKKSPAKSPKKVAKSPKRAAKPVAKKSPAKKAAKPKIAKKAASKKK, via the coding sequence ATGGTTGAAGTCGCACCTACCGCAGCTGCTGCCGCCGCACCGGCCAAAGCAACGAAGAAGAAGCCGGCAGCCAAGCCGAAGAAGGTTGGACCCAGTGTCGGCGAGCTGATCGTCGAGGCCGTGTCTGCATCCAAAGAGCGCAGCGGAGTTTCCCTGCCCGCACTGAAGAAGTCCTTAGCCGCTGCCGGCTATGACGTGGAGAAGAACAACTCCCGTGTCAAGGTCGCCGTGAAAAGCTTAGTGGCAAAGGGTACCCTGATCCAGACCAAGGGCACCGGAGCGTCCGGTTCCTTCAAAGTCAGCAAGGAGGCGAAGAAGCCAGCCGCTAAGAAGGCTGCTGCACCTAAAGTGAAGAAGCCCGCAGTCAAGAAACCTGCTGCCGTTAAGAAGGCTACCCCAAAGAAAGCCAAGAAGCCCGCTGCTAAGAAGCCTGTGTCAGCTAAGAAGGCGACCCCGAAAAAGGTAAAGAAGCCAGTTGCTGCCAAGAAATCACCGGCCAAGAGCCCGAAGAAGGTCGCCAAGAGCCCTAAGAGGGCAGCAAAGCCCGTGGCTAAGAAGTCTCCTGCAAAGAAGGCAGCCAAGCCCAAGATCGCCAAGAAGGCAGCATCCAAGAAGAAGTAG
- the LOC115532404 gene encoding histone H2A — MSGRGKTGGKARAKAKTRSSRAGLQFPVGRVHRLLRKGNYAHRVGAGAPVYLAAVLEYLTAEILELAGNAARDNKKTRIIPRHLQLAVRNDEELNKLLGGVTIAQGGVLPNIQAVLLPKKTEKPAKK, encoded by the coding sequence ATGTCTGGAAGAGGCAAAACCGGCGGAAAAGCAAGGGCCAAGGCCAAGACCCGCTCATCCCGTGCCGGACTCCAGTTCCCCGTCGGTCGTGTGCACAGGCTTCTCCGCAAAGGCAACTATGCTCATCGCGTCGGTGCCGGAGCTCCCGTCTACCTGGCGGCGGTGCTCGAGTACCTGACCGCTGAGATCCTGGAGTTGGCTGGAAACGCCGCCCGCGACAACAAGAAGACCCGCATCATCCCTCGCCACCTGCAGCTGGCCGTCCGCAACGACGAGGAGCTCAACAAACTCCTCGGTGGCGTGACCATCGCCCAGGGCGGTGTGCTGCCCAACATCCAGGCCGTTCTTCTGCCCAAGAAGACCGAGAAGCCCGCCAAGAAGTAA
- the LOC115532407 gene encoding histone H2B 1/2-like: MPEPAPKPAPKKGSKKAVSKTAVKGGKKRRKTRKESYAIYVYKVLKQVHPDTGISSKAMGIMNSFVNDIFERIAGEASRLAHYNKRSTITSREIQTAVRLLLPGELAKHAVSEGTKAVTKYTSSK; the protein is encoded by the coding sequence ATGCCTGAGCCTGCACCCAAACCCGCGCCCAAGAAGGGCTCAAAGAAAGCCGTCTCTAAAACCGCCGTTAAGGGAGGGAAGAAGCGCCGTAAGACCAGGAAGGAGAGCTATGCCATCTACGTGTACAAGGTGCTGAAGCAGGTCCACCCCGACACTGGCATCTCCTCCAAGGCGATGGGAATCATGAACTCCTTCGTCAACGACATCTTTGAACGTATCGCCGGTGAGGCCTCTCGTCTGGCCCACTACAACAAGCGCTCCACCATCACTTCCAGGGAGATCCAGACCGCCGTCCGCCTGCTTCTCCCCGGTGAGCTGGCCAAGCACGCCGTGTCTGAGGGCACCAAGGCTGTGACCAAGTACACCAGCTCCAAGTAG
- the LOC115532410 gene encoding histone H4 translates to MSGRGKGGKGLGKGGAKRHRKVLRDNIQGITKPAIRRLARRGGVKRISGLIYEETRGVLKVFLENVIRDAVTYTEHAKRKTVTAMDVVYALKRQGRTLYGFGG, encoded by the coding sequence ATGTCAGGACGTGGCAAAGGAGGAAAGGGGCTCGGCAAGGGAGGCGCTAAGCGTCACCGCAAAGTCCTCCGTGATAACATCCAGGGCATCACCAAGCCCGCCATCCGCCGTCTTGCTCGTCGCGGTGGTGTGAAGCGTATCTCCGGTCTGATCTACGAGGAGACCCGCGGTGTCCTCAAGGTGTTCCTGGAGAACGTGATCCGTGACGCAGTCACATACACCGAGCACGCCAAGAGAAAGACCGTCACCGCCATGGATGTTGTCTACGCCCTGAAGAGGCAGGGCCGCACTCTGTACGGCTTCGGCGGTTAA
- the LOC115532405 gene encoding histone H2A, protein MSGRGKTGGKARAKAKTRSSRAGLQFPVGRVHRLLRKGNYAHRVGAGAPVYLAAVLEYLTAEILELAGNAARDNKKTRIIPRHLQLAVRNDEELNKLLGGVTIAQGGVLPNIQAVLLPKKTEKPAKK, encoded by the coding sequence ATGTCTGGAAGAGGCAAAACCGGCGGAAAAGCAAGGGCCAAGGCCAAGACCCGCTCATCCCGTGCCGGACTCCAGTTCCCCGTCGGTCGTGTGCACAGGCTTCTCCGCAAAGGAAACTATGCTCATCGCGTCGGTGCCGGAGCTCCCGTCTACCTGGCGGCGGTGCTCGAGTACCTGACCGCTGAGATCCTGGAGTTGGCTGGAAACGCCGCCCGCGACAACAAGAAGACCCGTATCATCCCTCGCCACCTGCAGCTGGCCGTCCGCAACGACGAGGAGCTGAACAAACTCCTCGGTGGCGTGACCATCGCCCAGGGCGGTGTGCTGCCCAACATCCAGGCCGTTCTTCTGCCCAAGAAGACCGAGAAGCCCGCCAAGAAATAA
- the LOC115532403 gene encoding histone H3 produces MARTKQTARKSTGGKAPRKQLATKAARKSAPATGGVKKPHRYRPGTVALREIRRYQKSTELLIRKLPFQRLVREIAQDFKTDLRFQSSAVMALQEASEAYLVGLFEDTNLCAIHAKRVTIMPKDIQLARRIRGERA; encoded by the coding sequence ATGGCAAGAACCAAGCAGACCGCTCGTAAGTCTACAGGTGGCAAGGCGCCCAGGAAGCAGCTCGCCACCAAGGCTGCCCGCAAGAGCGCCCCGGCCACCGGCGGCGTGAAGAAGCCCCATCGTTACAGGCCCGGGACCGTGGCCCTGAGGGAGATCCGTCGGTATCAGAAATCCACCGAGCTGCTGATCCGCAAGCTGCCCTTCCAGCGCCTGGTGAGGGAGATCGCTCAAGACTTCAAGACCGACCTCCGCTTCCAGAGCTCCGCCGTCATGGCTCTCCAGGAGGCCAGCGAGGCTTACCTCGTCGGCCTGTTCGAGGACACCAACCTGTGCGCCATCCACGCCAAGAGGGTCACCATCATGCCCAAAGACATCCAGCTGGCCCGCCGCATCCGCGGAGAACGTGCCTAA
- the tmpoa gene encoding thymopoietin a isoform X2 has translation MPHYLEDPSVLTKEKLKNELLINNVELPVSSAPKDVYVQLYLKHLTVQNTRSGGALDGGTTLDGFSSDEDLPPPVVVSRSSGRKAIRKTDKVQMEDLDVAELTAEGLKEELMKYGVDAGPIVASTRRVYEKKLQRLQEENISPATPELPPIVMETEAHHNGHADLDFSDKEDEEVLVVPVPEPEVIPEPEPLPEPIPIVERLVRSRGKIPVTTRTRSSQHHKTSDSSVDEEVLNVKRPNRRTSYRVQLVPSLACRTVGPNNVGSVLEPEPQPRPLVSMTQTDPASSPSRNTQRPSEDSATLRPNSVVLKARQPSGGKTPRIKSSGEKTPRIQSSGEKTPKTQPPGASGTPKTHPLGSPGTPKTQPSEVPGPGVKDQSRRTAPPPPPPLLMKGTLDTAVFELRPLIERFDLTPPASPKTQRHSLPPVFSVGGEQAAPCTPVLERINDHVEKGKRHKISPFFPDLSPVRRRGCVAVVTKRPYFDKVEKVVVAEPTQRAEVRDILKEVFANDFNSPSGILASCRKPIRGAAGRPIQPSDFWQDENLLLSPKNLSTTTTTTTSFSETRHRSSNLFPSTHSSSSSSSSSSSAPAAPRLVLAAPPAGHAPAVRRGLSVWLKLFLLVLLVAFLFFVYQTMEAEVLSPFSRSEAEPTGTTEGVA, from the exons ATGCCTCATTACCTGGAAGACCCCTCGGTCCTCACCAAGGAGAAGCTGAAGAACGAGCTGCTTATCAACAACGTGGAGCTGCCTGTCTCCAGCGCCCCGAAGGACGTTTACGTCCAGCTGTACCTGAAGCACCTCACGGTGCAGAACACGAGGAGCGGGGGGGCCCTGGACGGGGGAACCACCCTGGACGGCTTTTCCAGCGACGAGGACCTGCCCCCGCCCGTGGTCGTGAGCCGCTCCTCCGGACGG AAGGCCATCCGGAAGACGGACAAGGTCCAAATGGAGGACCTGGATGTGGCGGAGCTGACGGCTGAGGGCCTGaaggaggagctgatgaagtACGGCGTGGACGCAGGCCCCATCGTGG CGTCGACCCGTCGTGTTTACGAGAAGAAGCTGCAGAGACTACAGGAAGAGAACATCTCTCCGGCAACACCTGAACTCCCGCCCATCGTCATGGAGACAGAGGCCCACCACAACGGACACGCTGACCTGGACTTCAGCGACAAGGAGGACG AGGAGGTCCTGGTGGTCCCCGTTCCTGAACCAGAGGTGATCCCGGAGCCGGAGCCGCTCCCCGAACCCATCCCCATCGTGGAGAGACTGGTCCGCAGCCGGGGGAAGATCCCCGTCACCACCAGGACACGGAGCAGCCAGCACCACAAG ACCAGCGATTCCTCAGTGGACGAGGAGGTTCTGAATGTTAAACGCCCAAACCGCAGGACGTCGTACCGGGTCCAACTGGTTCCCAGCCTCGCCTGTCGAACC GTTGGTCCTAACAATGTGGGCTCTGTACTGGAGCCTGAGcctcagccccgccccctggtcaGTATGACTCAAACAGACCCCGCCTCCTCTCCATCCCGCAACACCCAG AGACCGAGTGAGGACTCTGCCACTTTGAGACCGAACTCTGTGGTGTTGAAAGCACGTCAGCCCTCAGGGGGGAAGACCCCCAGGATCAAATCCTCGGGGGAGAAGACCCCCAGGATTCAATCCTCGGGGGAGAAGACCCCCAAGACCCAGCCCCCAGGAGCTTCAGGGACCCCCAAGACCCACCCCCTGGGGTCCCCAGGGACCCCCAAGACCCAGCCCTCAGAGGTCCCAGGGCCTGGCGTGAAG GACCAGAGCAGAAggaccgctcctcctcctcctcctcctctgctgatGAAAGGAACTCTTGACACGGCCGTGTTTGAG TTAAGACCTCTGATCGAACGGTTTGACCTCACCCCCCCGGCTTCTCCCAAGACCCAAAGACACAGCCTTCCTCCTGTATTCTCTGTGGGGGGGGAGCAGGCGGCCCCTTGCACCCCAGTTCTG GAGCGAATCAACGACCATGTGGAGAAGGGGAAGCGGCACAAAatctctcccttcttccctgACCTCAGTCCGGTCAGGAGGCGCGGCTGTGTGGCAGTCGTTACCAAGCGACCGTACTTCGACAAG gtggagaaggtggtggtTGCAGAACCGACCCAGAGAGCCGAAGTGAGGGACATCCTGAAGGAAGTATTTGCCAACGATTTCAACAGTCCTTCTGGAATCCT CGCCTCTTGTCGAAAGCCCATCCGAGGTGCGGCCGGACGCCCCATCCAGCCCAGCGACTTCTGGCAGGACGAGaacctgctgctctccccgaagaacctctccaccaccaccaccaccaccaccagcttcTCAGAGACCCGCCACAGATCCTCCAACCTGTtcccctccacccactcctcctcctcctcctcctcctcatcctcctcagccCCCGCAGCCCCCAGACTGGTCCTcgcagcaccccctgctggccacGCCCCCGCAGTGCGCCGCGGCCTCTCCGTCTGGCTGAAGCTCTTCCTCCTGGTTCTGCTGGTGGCCTTCCTCTTCTTCGTCTACCAGACCATGGAGGCCGAAGTCTTGAGTCCGTTCAGCCGCTCGGAGGCGGAGCCGACCGGAACCACAGAGGGCGTGGCTTAG
- the tmpoa gene encoding thymopoietin a isoform X1, whose amino-acid sequence MPHYLEDPSVLTKEKLKNELLINNVELPVSSAPKDVYVQLYLKHLTVQNTRSGGALDGGTTLDGFSSDEDLPPPVVVSRSSGRKAIRKTDKVQMEDLDVAELTAEGLKEELMKYGVDAGPIVASTRRVYEKKLQRLQEENISPATPELPPIVMETEAHHNGHADLDFSDKEDEEVLVVPVPEPEVIPEPEPLPEPIPIVERLVRSRGKIPVTTRTRSSQHHKTSDSSVDEEVLNVKRPNRRTSYRVQLVPSLACRTVGPNNVGSVLEPEPQPRPLVSMTQTDPASSPSRNTQRPSEDSATLRPNSVVLKARQPSGGKTPRIKSSGEKTPRIQSSGEKTPKTQPPGASGTPKTHPLGSPGTPKTQPSEVPGPGVKDQSRRTAPPPPPPLLMKGTLDTAVFEGPQPAAHTLSQRAVLLRPLIERFDLTPPASPKTQRHSLPPVFSVGGEQAAPCTPVLERINDHVEKGKRHKISPFFPDLSPVRRRGCVAVVTKRPYFDKVEKVVVAEPTQRAEVRDILKEVFANDFNSPSGILASCRKPIRGAAGRPIQPSDFWQDENLLLSPKNLSTTTTTTTSFSETRHRSSNLFPSTHSSSSSSSSSSSAPAAPRLVLAAPPAGHAPAVRRGLSVWLKLFLLVLLVAFLFFVYQTMEAEVLSPFSRSEAEPTGTTEGVA is encoded by the exons ATGCCTCATTACCTGGAAGACCCCTCGGTCCTCACCAAGGAGAAGCTGAAGAACGAGCTGCTTATCAACAACGTGGAGCTGCCTGTCTCCAGCGCCCCGAAGGACGTTTACGTCCAGCTGTACCTGAAGCACCTCACGGTGCAGAACACGAGGAGCGGGGGGGCCCTGGACGGGGGAACCACCCTGGACGGCTTTTCCAGCGACGAGGACCTGCCCCCGCCCGTGGTCGTGAGCCGCTCCTCCGGACGG AAGGCCATCCGGAAGACGGACAAGGTCCAAATGGAGGACCTGGATGTGGCGGAGCTGACGGCTGAGGGCCTGaaggaggagctgatgaagtACGGCGTGGACGCAGGCCCCATCGTGG CGTCGACCCGTCGTGTTTACGAGAAGAAGCTGCAGAGACTACAGGAAGAGAACATCTCTCCGGCAACACCTGAACTCCCGCCCATCGTCATGGAGACAGAGGCCCACCACAACGGACACGCTGACCTGGACTTCAGCGACAAGGAGGACG AGGAGGTCCTGGTGGTCCCCGTTCCTGAACCAGAGGTGATCCCGGAGCCGGAGCCGCTCCCCGAACCCATCCCCATCGTGGAGAGACTGGTCCGCAGCCGGGGGAAGATCCCCGTCACCACCAGGACACGGAGCAGCCAGCACCACAAG ACCAGCGATTCCTCAGTGGACGAGGAGGTTCTGAATGTTAAACGCCCAAACCGCAGGACGTCGTACCGGGTCCAACTGGTTCCCAGCCTCGCCTGTCGAACC GTTGGTCCTAACAATGTGGGCTCTGTACTGGAGCCTGAGcctcagccccgccccctggtcaGTATGACTCAAACAGACCCCGCCTCCTCTCCATCCCGCAACACCCAG AGACCGAGTGAGGACTCTGCCACTTTGAGACCGAACTCTGTGGTGTTGAAAGCACGTCAGCCCTCAGGGGGGAAGACCCCCAGGATCAAATCCTCGGGGGAGAAGACCCCCAGGATTCAATCCTCGGGGGAGAAGACCCCCAAGACCCAGCCCCCAGGAGCTTCAGGGACCCCCAAGACCCACCCCCTGGGGTCCCCAGGGACCCCCAAGACCCAGCCCTCAGAGGTCCCAGGGCCTGGCGTGAAG GACCAGAGCAGAAggaccgctcctcctcctcctcctcctctgctgatGAAAGGAACTCTTGACACGGCCGTGTTTGAG GGACCTCAGCCGGCCGCCCATACTCTTTCTCAGAGAGCAGTTCTG TTAAGACCTCTGATCGAACGGTTTGACCTCACCCCCCCGGCTTCTCCCAAGACCCAAAGACACAGCCTTCCTCCTGTATTCTCTGTGGGGGGGGAGCAGGCGGCCCCTTGCACCCCAGTTCTG GAGCGAATCAACGACCATGTGGAGAAGGGGAAGCGGCACAAAatctctcccttcttccctgACCTCAGTCCGGTCAGGAGGCGCGGCTGTGTGGCAGTCGTTACCAAGCGACCGTACTTCGACAAG gtggagaaggtggtggtTGCAGAACCGACCCAGAGAGCCGAAGTGAGGGACATCCTGAAGGAAGTATTTGCCAACGATTTCAACAGTCCTTCTGGAATCCT CGCCTCTTGTCGAAAGCCCATCCGAGGTGCGGCCGGACGCCCCATCCAGCCCAGCGACTTCTGGCAGGACGAGaacctgctgctctccccgaagaacctctccaccaccaccaccaccaccaccagcttcTCAGAGACCCGCCACAGATCCTCCAACCTGTtcccctccacccactcctcctcctcctcctcctcctcatcctcctcagccCCCGCAGCCCCCAGACTGGTCCTcgcagcaccccctgctggccacGCCCCCGCAGTGCGCCGCGGCCTCTCCGTCTGGCTGAAGCTCTTCCTCCTGGTTCTGCTGGTGGCCTTCCTCTTCTTCGTCTACCAGACCATGGAGGCCGAAGTCTTGAGTCCGTTCAGCCGCTCGGAGGCGGAGCCGACCGGAACCACAGAGGGCGTGGCTTAG
- the strap gene encoding serine-threonine kinase receptor-associated protein: protein MAMRQTPLTCSGHTRPVVDLAFSGITPFGYFLISACKDGKPMLRQGDTGDWIGTFLGHKGAVWGATLNTDATKAATAAADFTAKVWDAVSGAEVLTLAHKHIVKSVHFTKDSNCLLTGGNDKVIRIYDLNQPEEAPQEIPGHTASIKRALWCHDDKHILSASEDRTVRLWDRNIPEAVKTLSFDTSVSSMEYLADGDVVLITYGKTIAFYNAHSLELIKTIVTPANIHSASLHPEKDFIVAGGDDFKLYKYDYGTSEELESYKGHFGPVHCVRFSPDGELYASGSEDGTLRLWQTAVGKTYGLWKCVLPEDLVSENPELIYPVPAEIKA from the exons ATGGCGATGAGACAGACCCCGCTGACCTGCTCCGGCCACACCCGGCCCGTGGTGGACCTTGCCTTCAGCGGCATCACCCCGTTCGGCTATTTCCTAATCAGTGCCTGCAAAG atGGAAAGCCGATGCTAAGGCAGGGGGACACGGGGGACTGGATCGGGACGTTCCTTGGCCATAAGGGGGCCGTCTGGGGCGCCACGCTCAACACAGACGCCACTAAAGCGGCCACCGCGGCGGCAGACTTCACAGC GAAGGTGTGGGACGCGGTGAGCGGCGCTGAGGTTCTCACGCTGGCACACAAGCACATCGTAAAGTCTGTTCATTTCACTAAG gaCAGTAACTGTCTGCTGACTGGCGGAAATGACAAAGTAATAAGGATCTACGACCTTAACCAACCAGAAGAGG CACCCCAGGAGATCCCTGGCCACACGGCATCCATTAAGAGAGCTCTGTGGTGCCACGACGACAAGCACATCCTGTCAGCCTCTGAAGACCGAACCGTCCG ACTTTGGGACCGGAACATACCTGAGGCTGTGAAGACGCTGTCCTTCGACACGTCGGTGAGCAGCATGGAGTACCTGGCGGACGGGGACGTCGTGCTCATCACCTACGGCAAGACCATCGCCTTCTACAACGCACACAG cctGGAACTGATCAAGACCATAGTCACCCCGGCAAACATCCACTCCGCCTCGCTGCACCCGGAGAAGGACTTCATCGTTGCCGGCGGCGACGACTTCAAGCTGTACAAGTATGACTACGGCACCTCGGAGGAGCTCG AGTCGTATAAGGGCCACTTCGGGCCGGTCCACTGCGTCCGGTTCAGCCCGGACGGGGAGCTGTACGCCAGCGGCTCTGAGGACGGCACTCTGCGGCTGTGGCAGACTGCCGTGGGCAAGACCTACGGCCTGTGGAAGTGTGTCCTGCCAG AGGACCTGGTCTCCGAGAACCCTGAGCTGATCTACCCGGTGCCAGCCGAGATCAAGGCCTGA